The following are encoded together in the Zingiber officinale cultivar Zhangliang chromosome 8A, Zo_v1.1, whole genome shotgun sequence genome:
- the LOC122010080 gene encoding DNA-binding protein HEXBP-like, translating to MVSKRQKEARKRFAEANPRPEDATTSIPKAEKGTKKRKAGGGFWKKSGTSALRKHPLRVPGMRPGESCYICKSTGHIAKLCPEKALWERKKICLLCRQRGHSLKNCPESYGTNEKKMCYNCGEVGHSLSMCPLPIEDGGTKFAKCFICKEQGHLSKNCSKNAHGVYPKGGSCKSCGEVTHLAKYCPSKRHKSLPTSTGEHKFLDDPDPSEDQQRSHKIHQSGDDLEDDFVEASTLQSKKNGDSSTNLASAIGMEDVTKNIREKTKKQGPKIVNFHG from the exons ATGGTGAGCaagaggcagaaggaggcgcggAAGAGGTTCGCGGAGGCGAATCCACGACCGGAGGATGCCACCACTTCGATCCCCAAGGCGGAGAAGGGGACGAAGAAGAGGAAGGCGGGTGGCGGCTTCTGGAAGAAGAGCGGAACTTCAGCTCTGAGGAAGCACCCACTCAGGGTCCCGGGGATGCGTCCCGGAGAGAGCTGCTATATCTGCAAGTCAACTGGCCACATCGCCAAGCTGTGCCCCGAGAAGGCCCTATGGGAAAGGAAGAAG ATATGTTTGCTTTGCCGACAGCGGGGGCATAGTCTTAAGAATTGCCCAGAGAGTTACGGCACTAATGAGAAGAAAATGTGTTATAATTGTGGAGAAGTTGGGCATTCACTTTCCATGTGTCCACTGCCCATTGAAGATG GGGGAACAAAATTTGcaaaatgcttcatctgcaaagAACAAGGGCACTTGAGTAAGAATTGTTCAAAAAATGCACATGGAGTCTATCCAAAG GGCGGTTCGTGTAAGAGTTGTGGTGAAGTGACTCATTTGGCCAAGTACTGCCCAAGCAAAAGACACAAAAGTTTGCCCACTTCAACAGGAGAACACAAATTTT TGGACGACCCCGACCCCAGCGAAGACCAGCAAAGGTCACACAAAATTCATCAGAGTGGGGACGACCTTGAAGATGATTTTGTGGAAGCAAGCACCTTGCAAAGCAAGAAGAATGGTGACTCCAGCACTAACTTGGCATCTGCCATTGGGATGGAGGATGTCACAAAGAACATACGCGAAAAAACAAAGAAGCAGGGCCCCAAAATAGTAAATTTCCATGGCTGA